A section of the Candidatus Dependentiae bacterium genome encodes:
- the efp gene encoding elongation factor P, producing MISTSDFRKNSTKLLWKDEPWMVLDFQLVKPGKGGTYVRTKMKNLLTGRVLEETFRSAEKFPEPDLEKKTMQYLYMDDHVHFMDQESFDQADFDLDVVESVKGYLQDGQEYGILFFQGRPISVEPPTFMILEVKETLPGVKGDTAQGGSKPATLETGLVVSVPLFIQEGQRIKVDTRENLYIERVD from the coding sequence ATGATTTCAACATCAGATTTTCGTAAAAATTCAACCAAGCTATTATGGAAAGATGAGCCTTGGATGGTTCTTGATTTCCAGCTTGTAAAACCGGGAAAAGGTGGCACATACGTTCGTACAAAGATGAAAAATTTGCTTACGGGTAGGGTGCTTGAAGAAACTTTTAGATCTGCTGAAAAATTTCCTGAACCGGATTTGGAAAAGAAAACAATGCAGTATTTATATATGGATGATCATGTGCATTTTATGGATCAGGAAAGCTTTGATCAGGCTGACTTTGATCTGGATGTTGTTGAATCAGTAAAAGGTTATCTGCAAGATGGCCAGGAATATGGCATATTATTTTTCCAGGGTAGACCTATAAGCGTAGAGCCTCCAACGTTTATGATTCTTGAAGTAAAGGAAACTTTACCTGGAGTTAAGGGTGATACGGCTCAAGGTGGAAGTAAGCCTGCAACATTGGAAACCGGTTTGGTTGTATCAGTTCCTTTATTTATTCAAGAGGGTCAAAGAATAAAGGTTGATACTCGCGAAAATTTGTACATTGAAAGAGTTGATTAA
- a CDS encoding CCDC90 family protein: protein MKISLKQIFVYLLCSVSLVNAGHGGSSFGGAMAGGMMGSMLGSAMTQPREKTVVVQSRGGDISRREITKLEQNLRDEISRLEDIVRSDLNKLYDRLREAESTIRDLEAKHAKTEPVVVKPVKKHVEPVDIEPIEEMEERELE, encoded by the coding sequence ATGAAAATTTCGTTAAAACAAATTTTTGTCTATTTGTTATGTTCCGTGTCTTTAGTTAATGCGGGGCATGGAGGATCATCTTTTGGCGGCGCAATGGCCGGAGGTATGATGGGTTCAATGTTGGGCTCAGCTATGACTCAACCAAGAGAAAAAACTGTAGTTGTCCAATCTAGGGGTGGTGATATTTCAAGAAGAGAAATCACTAAGCTGGAACAAAATTTAAGAGATGAAATTTCGAGATTGGAAGATATTGTTCGTAGCGATCTTAATAAACTTTATGATAGATTAAGAGAAGCTGAATCAACAATTAGGGATCTTGAAGCAAAGCATGCTAAAACTGAACCGGTTGTTGTAAAACCTGTCAAAAAGCATGTAGAACCTGTTGATATTGAACCGATTGAAGAGATGGAAGAGCGAGAGCTGGAATAA
- the nusB gene encoding transcription antitermination factor NusB, protein MSFIAHSLFCSLKFLYLMNLMDDENKITVKTMRDIRGFAFHLLYVAESWDYSVSIDEIVDMFRSGYDIDITDDSRAISMAFSVMEEREELDTIIKPLLKNWKIDRLGICTLLILRLAIWELKQKNLPPSIVINEAIELAKNFAEKDSYKFVNGILDEVCKNLNICDEDHDDSGDSNEQSNDQSDIK, encoded by the coding sequence ATGAGTTTTATTGCTCATAGCCTATTTTGTTCTTTAAAATTTTTATATTTGATGAATCTTATGGATGATGAAAATAAAATTACCGTCAAAACTATGCGAGATATACGAGGTTTTGCATTTCATTTGCTTTATGTTGCAGAATCTTGGGATTATTCCGTTTCTATAGATGAAATTGTTGATATGTTTAGATCAGGATATGATATAGACATTACTGATGACTCTAGGGCAATAAGTATGGCTTTTAGTGTTATGGAAGAACGTGAAGAGCTTGATACAATTATTAAACCATTATTAAAAAATTGGAAAATAGATCGTCTTGGTATTTGTACTTTATTGATTTTAAGACTTGCCATATGGGAATTAAAACAAAAAAATTTGCCACCATCGATTGTAATAAATGAAGCCATTGAATTGGCCAAAAATTTTGCCGAAAAAGATTCTTATAAGTTTGTAAACGGAATTTTAGATGAAGTCTGTAAAAATTTAAATATTTGTGATGAAGATCATGACGATTCAGGAGATTCAAATGAACAATCTAACGATCAATCAGACATTAAGTAA